CTGCCAATTTTTTGTCCGATTCagtctaaaatttaaaaaaattaaattcattttatagatatttgaaTTTCATACTTATTCATATTCAGATACGGGTATGATTATATAATACAAGTTTCAGATTAACACTTAGTACCCGTAactattttcatattaaaaaaaaaaattaccttatAGATAAAATGGCATCGTTTTGTGTTTATAATcctcatatttaaattattattattattgataaatCCAAGTGTTCAGTTGCAATTTGGATGACTAGATATcttgatttttataatttaaaatccgTCCAAATTATAACTAAGTTAACCCGGACTAGTATCTGAACTGTATTATAAATCTGAACGTGGATTCAAGTATATTTGGGTACCCTGATTCGCATTCAAATTTACATTTCTACATTATTTAATATGAGACCTtttttaatagtctaatatagaagTTATCAATCTTTAAATAATGTATCATCtaattattcaaaaataaatgGCATGGAGTATGTACAAGTTCAATTGAGATTCAATTATCAAATAAttcttatcatttattttttgtctattttaaagatgaaaaataGATGAACCGTGTAACTTGTAATTCGtctaagaattttttattttcatttacacttgttaaaacattataatttaaataagtctgacgttaattatttaaataaataattctcaAAATGTgatctaaaataataaatttaaaatgcatTTCAATTTCAAACGGTCTTAttgaaaggagaaataaaaataaaataaaaaaaatgccgTGAGTGATATAGGCCTATCATTTCGCTAATGAAATTTACACGTTGGATCGGATCACTTGCGTGTTACGGGTTCGATTGTATGCCATGACTTCGCACTGCAAACATTCGTAAGCTCGGCACCGGACCCAGAAAACCCACCCTCCCACTCCCAGCAAAGGTATTACCAATTTACTTGTGTCCTAATTTTTGTGATAGGCTAGGATCATGGCCACAACCCTGCCATGGCAACCCCCACTCCAGTTAAAGCCACGCCACCGTATCCCTATACCCTACCGTACCCGCCAGGCCACTTCTGTTCGCCAATTGGCGCCCATCCGGGCCTTCAGGCGCAGCGACATCGACGGTTTCGCGAGGCGCATGGTCTCCGGTGAGGCCTTGAGGGACGCCTGGCGCAGTGCCAACGACGGATTCGAGCAGCTAGCCTTCGAGGCCAAGAAGGCAGCCGAGCGCCTCGACCGCCGATACTCCGTTTCGCGCCGCCTTAGCTCCGTTGCCCGCTCCGCCTCCGAACGCGCACGCGACATCGACAGGGAGTTCGAGATCGGGCTCCGATGGCGCACTTTCACCATGGACTTCAATAGAAACTTGCCGAGGGTTTGTTCTATCTCCCTTCCATCAACCTGTTACATTTCGTAAATTGTAAGGGCTTCGTTTGTTTGGTTTGCTGAGGAGACATTGGAAATGAAATCGACACCAGAGAATTATGCTGGTTTTTAATTGGGATTAGCTGTGAGAGTGTTTATGTAGGTCTTTCTTTGTACTGTGT
This genomic window from Carya illinoinensis cultivar Pawnee chromosome 7, C.illinoinensisPawnee_v1, whole genome shotgun sequence contains:
- the LOC122317104 gene encoding uncharacterized protein LOC122317104; the encoded protein is MATTLPWQPPLQLKPRHRIPIPYRTRQATSVRQLAPIRAFRRSDIDGFARRMVSGEALRDAWRSANDGFEQLAFEAKKAAERLDRRYSVSRRLSSVARSASERARDIDREFEIGLRWRTFTMDFNRNLPRYRKQLNDFLDTPLGKSFATILFLWLALSGWLFRFLIFALWILPLAGPLLIGTIANNLVIKGACPACKRQFAGYKNQIIRCTSCGNIVWQPKGDFFSRDSRGTTTSKSEPDIIDVDFEEK